The Athalia rosae chromosome 7, iyAthRosa1.1, whole genome shotgun sequence genome window below encodes:
- the LOC110117159 gene encoding uncharacterized protein LOC110117159, with protein sequence MQAIQFLSLVSLATIVGSSAVALEARSAYAGSEASDSSPENGGYEGYTPHEGKSGNSNKGHKNTGSTFCEIQTTKESTLNQADLGVKAIFDAIRQVMKSSGGNRDKSVSLEELRNRAYNAFHNTIVWTIQVAAKIRSEKSSQSQANIDAGLEHLNEFLDSIFGTIKLSTSKNKRNLPDEIQRREDEATNSAVGVVLETYVVISRAARGDPHLQSSVDKYSNKSTKYVARFVSFILLGIRKLSSSVNPDVQYKDCDSCSTTTIDDAQIQATNAMRIQLNAKYCALSAICQRRCSDGSGNDPQQCTASRSYYGL encoded by the coding sequence ATGCAGGCAAtccaatttctttctctcgtctcaTTGGCGACCATCGTCGGTAGCTCAGCCGTCGCTTTGGAGGCACGAAGCGCCTACGCTGGCTCGGAAGCGTCGGACTCTTCGCCCGAAAATGGCGGATACGAGGGTTACACCCCGCACGAGGGAAAGAGCGGCAACTCCAACAAAGGTCACAAGAACACCGGCTCCACTTTCTGCGAAATTCAAACGACCAAGGAATCGACGCTGAACCAAGCCGACCTCGGAGTGAAAGCGATTTTCGACGCGATAAGACAGGTGATGAAATCTTCCGGCGGAAATCGCGACAAATCGGTCTCATTGGAAGAATTGAGAAACCGGGCGTACAACGCATTCCACAATACGATCGTCTGGACCATCCAAGTGGCCGCCAAAATTAGGTCGGAAAAATCATCCCAATCTCAGGCCAACATCGACGCAGGGCTGGAACATCTGAACGAATTTCTGGACTCCATATTCGGCACAATTAAACTTTCGACCAGTAAAAACAAACGCAACTTGCCGGACGAGATTCAGCGACGCGAAGACGAAGCGACGAACTCTGCGGTTGGTGTGGTTTTGGAGACGTACGTCGTCATATCACGAGCCGCGAGGGGTGACCCTCATCTCCAGAGTTCGGTGGACAAATACTCCAACAAGTCAACGAAATACGTCGCACGGTTCGTTTCATTCATCTTGCTAGGAATCAGAAAGCTCTCCAGCAGCGTAAACCCCGACGTTCAATACAAGGATTGCGACAGCTGTTCGACCACTACGATCGACGACGCTCAGATTCAGGCAACAAATGCTATGAGAATTCAGCTCAACGCAAAATACTGCGCTTTGAGTGCTATTTGCCAGAGACGTTGCAGCGATGGCAGCGGAAACGATCCTCAACAGTGCACCGCTAGTAGATCATACTATGGTCTCTAG
- the LOC105693503 gene encoding ras-related protein Rab-7a yields MASRKKVLLKVIILGDSGVGKTSLMNQYVNKKFSNQYKATIGADFLTKEVMVDDRIVTMQIWDTAGQERFQSLGVAFYRGADCCVLVFDVAAPNTFKSLDSWRDEFLIQASPRDPDNFPFVVLGNKVDLLETRAVAGKRAQQWCQSKNNIPYFETSAKEATNVEQAFQTIAKNALAQESEVELYNEFPDQIKLSNDPRNNGKGDSCAC; encoded by the exons ATGGCATCGCGAAAGAAAGTGCTGCTCAAAGTTATTATCCTCGGTGATTCTGGAGTAGGTAAAACATCACTAATGAATCAGTACGTGAATAAAAAGTTCAGTAACCAGTACAAGGCTACCATCGGTGCCGACTTTCTCACTAAGGAAGTTATGGTCGACGACAGGATAGTCACCATGCAG atctGGGACACGGCAGGGCAGGAAAGGTTTCAGTCTTTGGGTGTAGCTTTCTACAGAGGCGCGGATTGCTGCGTTCTAGTATTTGACGTTGCAGCACCGAATACCTTCAAGTCCTTGGACTCTTGGAGAGATGAATTTCTCATTCAAGCGTCGCCAAGAGACCCTGATAATTTCCCTTTCGTTGTACTCGGCAACAAAGTCGACCTCCTCGAGACCAGAGCC GTTGCGGGCAAACGAGCCCAACAGTGGTGTCAATCCAAGAACAATATTCCATACTTTGAGACGAGTGCAAAGGAGGCAACGAACGTCGAACAAGCCTTCCAAACGATAGCCAAAAACGCCCTAGCTCAGGAAAGCGAG GTGGAGTTGTACAACGAGTTCCCGGATCAAATTAAGCTAAGTAACGACCCAAGAAACAACGGCAAAGGAGATTCCTGTGCCTGCTAG